The proteins below come from a single Aptenodytes patagonicus chromosome 2, bAptPat1.pri.cur, whole genome shotgun sequence genomic window:
- the PTER gene encoding N-acetyltaurine hydrolase — MPSFGGKAQTVLGPVDPDCLGYTLTHEHLTMNYSSCFCPPSPGQEPLSDGPIEMKNLFWIKQNPYSHKENLLLCQETDAVKEELLHFKAAGGGTIVENTTTGIGRGMNTLKKLAEETGVHIIAGAGFYVDSTHSPQTQAMTVEQLTGVIVDEILNGADGTNIKCGVVGEIGCSWPLTQSERRVLQATAQAQSQLGCPVIIHPGRNSDAPFQIIRILQEAGADASKTVMSHLDRTIFDTKKLLEFAKLGCYLEYDLFGTEFLHYQFHPDIDMPSDNERIARIRMLVDEGYEDRILIAHDVHTKNRLMKYGGHGYSHILKNIVPKMLIRGISQDKIDKILLANPKRWLTFK, encoded by the exons atgcCTTCCTTTGGAGGGAAAGCGCAGACTGTCTTGGGCCCTGTGGATCCGGACTGCCTTGGCTATACCTTGACTCATGAACACTTGACTATGAACTATAGCAGCTGTTTTTGTCCACCTTCCCCAGGCCAAGAGCCTCTGTCTGATGGGCCCATTGAGATGAAGAACTTGTTTTGGATTAAGCAAAATCCCTACAGCCATAAAGAAAACCTTCTTTTGTGTCAGGAAACAGATGCTGTGAAGGAGGAGCTGTTGCATTTTAAAGCAGCAGGTGGTGGGACGATCGTGGAAAACACAACCACAGGAATTGGTCGGGGTATGAATACTTTGAAGAAACTTGCTGAAGAAACTGGAGTCCATATTATTGCTGGGGCTGGGTTTTATGTGGATTCCACTCATTCTCCTCAAACACAGGCCATGACAGTGGAGCAG CTTACAGGCGTTATTGTTGATGAGATACTCAATGGAGCGGATGGGACTAACATCAAGTGTGGTGTGGTGGGAGAAATAGGTTGCTCCTGGCCTTTGACTCAGAGTGAACGCAGAGTGCTTCAGGCAACAGCGCAGGCTCAGTCACAGCTTGGGTGCCCTGTTATCATCCATCCTGGCAGGAACAGCGATGCACCTTTCCAGATTATCCGCATTCTGCAGGAAGCTGGGGCTGATGCTTCAAAGACAGTCATGTCTCACCTCGACAG GACTATATTTGATACAAAGAAACTTCTGGAATTTGCTAAACTGGGATGCTATTTAGAGTATGACCTATTTGGTACAGAATTTCTTCACTACCAATTCCATCCGGATATTGACATGCCAAGCGACAATGAAAGAATTGCAAG GATTCGTATGCTGGTCGATGAAGGCTACGAAGACAGAATTCTGATCGCTCATGATGTGCACACTAAGAATAGGTTGATGAAATATGGAGGTCATGGATATTCACATATCCTTAAAAATATAGTTCCTAAAATGCTAATTAGAGGCATATCCCAAGATAAAATTGATAAAATACTCCTAGCAAATCCAAAGCGGTGGTTGACTTTTAAGTAG
- the C1QL3 gene encoding complement C1q-like protein 3 has product MVLLLVILIPVLVSSAGTSAHYEMLGTCRMVCDPYGGTKAPSTAATPDRGLMQSLPTFIQGPKGEAGRPGKAGPRGPPGEPGPPGPVGPPGEKGEPGRQGLPGPPGAPGLNAAGAISAATYSTVPKIAFYAGLKRQHEGYEVLKFDDVVTNLGNHYDPTTGKFTCSIPGIYFFTYHVLMRGGDGTSMWADLCKNNQVRASAIAQDADQNYDYASNSVVLHLEPGDEVYIKLDGGKAHGGNNNKYSTFSGFIIYAD; this is encoded by the exons atggtgctgctgctggtcaTCCTCATCCCGGTGCTGGTGAGCTCGGCCGGCACCTCGGCGCACTACGAGATGCTGGGCACCTGCCGCATGGTCTGCGACCCCTACGGCGGCACCAAGGCGCCCAGCACGGCGGCCACGCCCGACCGCGGCCTCATGCAGTCCCTGCCCACCTTCATCCAGGGGCCCAAGGGGgaggccggccggccgggcaaagcggggccccgcggccccccgggggagccggggccgcccggcccggTGGGGCCGCCGGGTGAGAAGGGCGAGCCGGGGCGGCAGGGCCTGCCGGGCCCCCCCGGGGCGCCGGGGCTGAACGCGGCGGGGGCCATCAGCGCCGCCACCTACAGCACCGTCCCCAAGATAGCCTTCTACGCCGGCCTCAAGCGGCAGCACGAGGGCTACGAGGTGCTCAAGTTCGACGACGTGGTCACCAACCTGGGCAACCACTACGACCCCACCACCGGCAAGTTCACCTGCTCCATCCCCGGCATCTACTTCTTCACCTACCATGTGCTCATGCGGGGCGGCGACGGCACCAGCATGTGGGCCGACCTCTGCAAGAACAACCAG GTTCGAGCTAGTGCGATTGCTCAGGATGCTGATCAGAACTACGACTATGCCAGTAACAGCGTGGTTCTTCACTTGGAGCCAGGAGATGAAGTTTACATTAAATTAGATGGAGGAAAAGCACATGgaggaaacaacaacaaatacaGCACATTTTCTGGATTTATTATTTATGCTGATTGA